TGCATCTCGCCCTGCCACGCGTCCCGCTTCGTCCGCACTTCCTGATAATCAATCTCCGCCTGACGAATATCGGCCTCCAAACTGGTCTCCTGCTCCCGGAGGTGCTCCAGCACTTTATCATGGGCGGCCAGATTATCTTCCAGACCTCGAATCGAGTCCTTGAGTGCAGCAACCTGCGACTTCAAGGCCTTCACATCATCGGTCGTGCGCTGCAGCTCGTATTCCAGCCGGGACAGATCCCGTCCCAACTGGTTGGCCTCACCTGCAGCGGTCTCACCTTCCTCTTCAAGCAGCTGACACTGCTGAGCCAGATCGGATCGCTGAGCCTGAATTTCCGCCAACCGGGCATCCAGGGCGTCCGTTTGCTGGGTTGTCTCGGCGATGGCCTGCCTTAAGCGATCCATTTCGCCGGACCGACCAACGATAACCGTACTGCCCTGTGTGGCGGAGGTATCTTCCAGGCTAGATGACCGCTGGCCGCCGTGAGTAAGGAATGGCACAGCGCCGAATAGATGACCTTCAGCGGTCACTACCGTAACCCCGGGCGGGAGATCCTCTAAGGACGCTCCCGCCTCCGCCCAGTAGAATCCGGCCAGCAGCCGCCGGTAGAGACCGATTAACTTGTCGGGCACCCTGACCAGCTCCATAAGCGGAACGGCGGGGACCAATTCCGGCTTTGATGAGCCTTCTTCCCCGGACTCAATTCGATCAAGGGGAATAACTGAGAGGCGACCCAATCCTTCCTGATCTGCTTGGGCCAATAGCTGTCGCGCTTGATCCACAGTCTCCGTCACCAGGCACGGGGCGAAGGGGCCCAGCGCGGTTTCAACCGCCAGCGCATGCACCGGCTTCACAGCCGCCAGCTCGGCCACCACCCCCAGAACACCGGGGAACCGGCTCATATCCGCCAGCACCGCCTTGGTGCCGCTGGGATAACCCTCGTGACTCTCCACCAGCTCGGCGAAAATCTCCAGCCGCGACTGCAGTACCTGGGTCTGCGTTGTAAGCTGCCGCTGCTCGTCCCGCACACCAGATTCCTGCTCGTCCAGGTCCTGGCGCTGGGCAGCTAGCTTTCCCCTTTCCGCCATCAGCTCGGCCAGGCGGGTCTCAAGCTCCCGCTGCCTCCGATTGCCGTCCGCCCCCTGCTTCGCCAGCGACTCCCGGCTCTCACTGCGTTCAGCTATATCCTGATCCAGACGCGTCAGCTCCTGCCGCTTTTCCCCGGCCATGTCCGCAACCCGCTGGCAACGGGCTTCCTCCTCCTGAATGAGGTGCCGGTGATTGAACCTCCTTTCCCGAACCGCCTGCAGATGTTGCTCCCCCCGCTGGTATTCGCCCACAATGGCCTCTTCCTCCGCCCGCCGGGCCTCAAAAACCTGCCGCAACTGCTCCAGCTTCGGACCGAGCGCCTGCAACTGCTCTTCGAGCTTGGCTATCTCCGACTGATAACCAACCTCGCGCTGGGACTCTGACTCCCGCTCCTGCTCGAAACGCTCCCGGCTGCGGCGGGCCGAACGCAGCTGCTCCCCCCAGACCAGCTGCTTTTCCTTCAATTCATGCAGCTCGCCGGTAGCTTGCGACAGAGACTGACGTGCGACTCCCAACTCGTGCTCCCGCTGGCCGCAGGTCACCTGCAGCTGCCCTAGCCGTTCCTCGTCCCGGGCAATGAGGGCCGCCTCGGCTTGGCGGCTGTCCCGTCCGGCGGCTAGAGCCTCCCGGAGCGGTGCCGTTTCCCGCGCCAGATCCTTTATCTGCAACCGGGCTAGGGCCAACTCCCGGCCTTTCAAAGCGGCGCTCAGCCGCTCGTGACGCTCAAACCGCTTCAACTGCAAACCCAGGGCTCGAACCTGGCTGTCTACCTCCCCAATAATATCATTGACCCGCTCAAGGTCCTGACTGGTAGCCTCCAGCTTCCGCTGGGCTGACCTGCGCTGCTTCTTATACTTATTGATACCGGCCGCCTCCTCGAACATCCGGCGGCGATCATCCTCCACATCCGACAAAATCGCCTCAATCATATTCAACTCGATAACCGAATAGGCATCAGAACCCATTCCGGTATCCATGAACAGCTCCATGATGTCCTTCAACCGGCAGGGATTCCGGTTGATCAGGTATTCGCTTTCACCATCGCGGTATAAACGGCGGCTGACCTCAATGTCAGTATACTCCAGGGGCAGCTTGGCCTTGCTGTTGTGGATGGCGAGGGTGACTTCGCTGATGCTGGAGGGCTTGTGGTTCCTGCTTCCATGAAAAATGACTTCCTCCATCCGGGAACTGCGGAGAACACTCTGTTTCTGCTCCCCAAGCACCCACCGCAGACCATCAACGATATTGGTCTTACCGCAACCGTTGGGACCCACTACTGCCGTGATGCCCTCCCCAAATGTCAGCGTGGTTCGCTGACCGAAGGACTTGAATCCGTGCAGAACCAGACTAGAGATGTACATTGATACGATAATCTAGGGTAGGAGCATTAATAAAAAAGATTCGCTGCGGAGACCGTGAAATAATAGGCTTTGAATCAAACATTGATCGAATAGCTCGGCACCCGTTCTATTGGCCTGTACAAGCTAAACAACCCGCGCGACAATGTGCCTCCTGGCATGAAAATACCTGACAGCTGGCCAAATAAATGCCCTCGCAACCACCCAAAGTTAGCGGAAAATGCCGGGCTTAATCCGCATCTATCGCGGTTTCTGCCCACTCGAAATGACCATCTTTAAAAAGGCCCCCTCATATTCTGGAAATTCCCCTTCAGGCAAATAGGACAGCGTGGATAGATACCCAATCTCGATCCGGTAAATGACGCTGCCGGTATAGACCGAAGCCCCGACACCGGCCTGGACATAGGGCACCCAGCGCAACGACATCTCCCTGAAAAAGGTGCGCAGCCGGCCGAATTGGGCAAAATAACCGGAAGCCCCACCCTCAAGCACGGTATGGGGGAAAAAACCGCCCGCCATTTTCTCCTGAAACCACAGGTGACGCCAGCCCCAACCCAGCTCTAAATAGTAAGTCTGCTTGGCGGTACGCTCGTAGCGATCCAGGTACCAGTTGTAATAGGTGAGTCCAATTCCTTCCTCTTCGATGTGAAAGCCCGCCGCCATGTAAGTGTGATGGGCCTCGTACGGGTTGGTTGCCCTGGTATAAAACAAGGACTGGCCACTCGAAAACGAGAAACCAAGCCCCGCATCATGGATCTTCCGGCCACTGTCCTGTCCACTCGCCATCAACGGCAGCAGAACACAGATTAAAAATCGCAAATCGCGTAGTCGGATGGAATTCATCTTGTACCTCAAGAAATAATTCAAGTCCTGTTATATGGAAAAGTTACCACTACCTTGCCGTGATGACGACTTGCCTCCAGGTACCGGTGGGCATCGGCGATCTTCTCCAGGGGATAAACCCGGTCCACGAAAGGTCGGTAGTGCCCCGCTTCAAAGCCCTTTAATACCGCTCGAAAGGTATCCAGATCACCCATGGTTGATCCGAGAAAACTCAGCTGCTTGCGGAAAGTATGCCGCAGCTCAATGGATACCTTACCACCGGTTGTTGCGCCGCACACGACCATCCGGGCTCCTAGTCCCATCGTCCGGCTGGACTGGTCCCACGTGGCCGAACCCACGTGCTCGAAAACCACCTGCACCCGCTCCGGGCCAGCCACTTCCAGGACTTGCTTGTGCCAATTCGCTTCGTAATGGTCCACTACCTCCTGGGCGCCCATGGACTTGGCAAAAGTGGCTTTCTCCCCCTTTGAGGCGGTCGCAATTACCCTGGCACCCAGATGGGCCGCAATTTGAATGGCTGCGGCTCCCACGCCGGAGCTGCCTCCCACCACCAAAACCGTCTCCCCGGGCTTGAGCTGAGCGCGCTTTACCAGCATCTGATAAGCGGTCAGGAAAACCAGCCCGAAGGAGGCCGCTTCCTCAAAGGTCAGCTGCGCCGGCTTCCGGAATAGATTTTCCCGCCCCAGGGTAACGTACTCGGCTTGGACACCGTCCTGCGTCTCGCCCAGAATACCATACTCGGGGCACAGATTCTCCTGCCCGGCACGGCAGGCAGCACATCGACCACAAAATAGGCCCGGCTGGATCACCACCTCATCGCCCCGGGCAAATCCTTCCATGGCCCCGCCGACCTCAACTACTACTCCCGACCCGTCACTACCCATGATGATCGGAAGCGATACCCCCGGCAGGCCGTTCCGGACCCACAGGTCCAGATGGTTGAGGGCCGCCGCCTTCATCGCCACCAGCACCCGGTCGGCAGCATTCAACTCAGGACGGGGCACCTCATCTATAGACACTACCTCCGGGCCACCAGGCTGATGAACACGTACCGCCAGCAACTACTCGTCCTTCTCGGATTCTTCCTTGGTTACATCCTCAAACTCGGCATCGATAATCTTCCTGTCCTCCAGCGCTGAAGGCCGCTTCCGCGATTCTCCCGGCAAGACCTCTTTCAGCGTCCGGGTTAAACGGAAAATCAGCCATATCACCAGACCACCCAGAAGAATAATCAATAAAGATCGGAACATTGCCAGCTACTCACTCCGGGCGGGATTGAAAAAGCGGGTGCCGGTAACCGGTTTGCGGATAAACTCGATGATCTCTTCAAAATCGTTCGGTCGGTTGACAAAATCA
This region of Candidatus Neomarinimicrobiota bacterium genomic DNA includes:
- the smc gene encoding chromosome segregation protein SMC, encoding MYISSLVLHGFKSFGQRTTLTFGEGITAVVGPNGCGKTNIVDGLRWVLGEQKQSVLRSSRMEEVIFHGSRNHKPSSISEVTLAIHNSKAKLPLEYTDIEVSRRLYRDGESEYLINRNPCRLKDIMELFMDTGMGSDAYSVIELNMIEAILSDVEDDRRRMFEEAAGINKYKKQRRSAQRKLEATSQDLERVNDIIGEVDSQVRALGLQLKRFERHERLSAALKGRELALARLQIKDLARETAPLREALAAGRDSRQAEAALIARDEERLGQLQVTCGQREHELGVARQSLSQATGELHELKEKQLVWGEQLRSARRSRERFEQERESESQREVGYQSEIAKLEEQLQALGPKLEQLRQVFEARRAEEEAIVGEYQRGEQHLQAVRERRFNHRHLIQEEEARCQRVADMAGEKRQELTRLDQDIAERSESRESLAKQGADGNRRQRELETRLAELMAERGKLAAQRQDLDEQESGVRDEQRQLTTQTQVLQSRLEIFAELVESHEGYPSGTKAVLADMSRFPGVLGVVAELAAVKPVHALAVETALGPFAPCLVTETVDQARQLLAQADQEGLGRLSVIPLDRIESGEEGSSKPELVPAVPLMELVRVPDKLIGLYRRLLAGFYWAEAGASLEDLPPGVTVVTAEGHLFGAVPFLTHGGQRSSSLEDTSATQGSTVIVGRSGEMDRLRQAIAETTQQTDALDARLAEIQAQRSDLAQQCQLLEEEGETAAGEANQLGRDLSRLEYELQRTTDDVKALKSQVAALKDSIRGLEDNLAAHDKVLEHLREQETSLEADIRQAEIDYQEVRTKRDAWQGEMQESRVELLTVENQRENLAGRRLSVADALVASTKRIAQLEADSDEARQDIEDLTRRLVEAEQRRTALEKDVNDRQSACDEKEAAVREVREQITGLEEQIRQRQHSREAALSQYQELELRLSDLGKQEELIRSRIQEVYHEEVAAGEDVGEQVDEGALRAAIERLRASLERIGPINMAVAEEYAEESKRLKFLTEQRDDLLEAEESLGKTIRRIDRQARDQFRDTYDKIRHHFKQTFRLFFEGGEGDLRLVGDPDPLEADIEIIAQPPGKKTRSLRALSGGEKALTAIALLFAIYMVKPSPFCILDEVDAPLDDANIGKFTKVIKQFAKDTQFIVVTHNKLTMENADYLYGVTMAEEGLSNLVSVNLGEYAR
- a CDS encoding zinc-binding dehydrogenase, giving the protein MLAVRVHQPGGPEVVSIDEVPRPELNAADRVLVAMKAAALNHLDLWVRNGLPGVSLPIIMGSDGSGVVVEVGGAMEGFARGDEVVIQPGLFCGRCAACRAGQENLCPEYGILGETQDGVQAEYVTLGRENLFRKPAQLTFEEAASFGLVFLTAYQMLVKRAQLKPGETVLVVGGSSGVGAAAIQIAAHLGARVIATASKGEKATFAKSMGAQEVVDHYEANWHKQVLEVAGPERVQVVFEHVGSATWDQSSRTMGLGARMVVCGATTGGKVSIELRHTFRKQLSFLGSTMGDLDTFRAVLKGFEAGHYRPFVDRVYPLEKIADAHRYLEASRHHGKVVVTFPYNRT